From a single Pseudorasbora parva isolate DD20220531a chromosome 15, ASM2467924v1, whole genome shotgun sequence genomic region:
- the atp5mj gene encoding ATP synthase subunit ATP5MPL, mitochondrial, translating into MAGGAFAGWWSKVAPYYTKAYQEMWVGVGLMTFMYYKLSYGGKKKAVQSKPAH; encoded by the exons ATGGCAGGTGGTGCATTCGCTGGCTGGTGGTCTAAGGTGGCCCCCTACTACACCAAGGCATACCAGGAGATGTGGGTTGGAGTAGGACTCATGACTTTCATGTACTACAAACTTTCATATGGAG GAAAGAAGAAAGCAGTGCAGTCAA agcCTGCCCACTGA